GACTTTCTACTTTGTTTACAATAGATTTGGATCTGCCAAAGATGAAGGTGGTTTTATGGTCTTCTTCTTCCCAGTCGTCGATGCCCTCTTCATGGTCTTTCACATAGTCGTTTTTTGCAAAACGGTTATGGGGATTGAACTGTGCCCCCCTTCCCTTTACATAATTGTCCGGCTTTTCATCGTCTAATATCATTAGCTAAAAATACTAATATTATTAGTAAAATGAAATGGGTGAACCAAAATTTTGTATAAAAAAAAGAGACCCGGTAAGGTCCCTTTTCAATAACATCAACAAATTTATTGCTCTTCTAAACCCATTTTCTGCATTACTACATCGCTAACCCCTGTTGAAGAATAACCTCCGTCGTGAAAAAGGTTCTGCATGGTTACCATGCGGGTAAGGTCAGAGAACAGGGTAATACAGTAATCGGCACAGGATTCTGCATCGGCATTGCCCAATGGAGCGATGGCATTCGCATAATCATAGAAGTCGCCAAAACCTTTGATCCCTGTTCCGGCAGTTGTTTTGGTTGGTGATTGGGAAACGGTATTGATCCTTACTTTTTTCTCCAATCCGTAATGGTAACCAAAACTGCGGGCAATAGATTCCAGCATGGCTTTAATGTCGGCCATGTCTGTATAGAACGGGTAGGTGCGCTGGGCGGCCATATAAGTTAGGGCCACTACACTGCCGCCTTCATTAATGGCATCGAGTTTTTTGGCAACAGCAAGCATTTTATGAAATGATAAGGCGGAAACATCAATCCCCTTCATGAAGTAATCGTAATTGGATTCTGTATAAGGTATCTTTTTACGGATGTTAACGCTCATTCCTATAGAGTGCAGTACAAAGTCTATTTTGCCGCCTAATATTTCCTGTGATTGGGTAAACAGGCTGGTCAGTTCATCAACACTGGTTGCATCGGCCGGAACAATCTGTGAATTTGTTTTTTCAGCCAGGGCATTGATCTCTCCCAGACGCATGGCGATAGGAGCATTGGTCAAAACAAATGTTGCGCCTTCTTCATGTGCTTTTTCGGCTACTTTCCAGGCAATTGAATTCTGATCTAATGCGCCTGTAATGATGCCGCGTTTACCTTTTAATAAGTTGTACATAGTATTTTGTTTTAAAACAGGCCGAAGTTAAGGAATTTTTCTTTTGCCAGAAGCTGCATTTAGCTTTTGTAACCCAGCAGGTCTTTTGCGTTTTCGAGAGCAGAAGCACCCGGCGTTTTACCACTCAGCATTTCGGCAATGGCAGCTACGCGCTCTGTTTTATTCAGCCTGCGTATACCGGTTGTGGTACGATCAGTTTCTTCATTCTTGTATACAAAGTAATGGGCATCTCCCTTGGCAGCGATCTGCGGAAGGTGGGTAATACAGATTACCTGCATGTTTTTCTCCAGTTCGCCGATCACGTCTCCAACCTGTAAGGCGGTTTCGCCTGAAATTCCTGTATCAATTTCATCAAATATCAAGGTAGGTAAGGAGGTATGTTGGGCCATAATGGATTTGATGGCCAGCATCAGGCGGGACAGCTCACCACCTGATGCCACTTTACCAACCGGGGCAGGAGGCTGACCGCTGTTTGCGGAGAACAGCAGGCCGATCAGGTCTTTCCCATCTTTGTTGAGTTCCACGGTCGTTTGTTGTTCAATTTTTATTTTTGCATTGGGCATGCCCACCCGACGCAATATTTCTCCGACACTTTTTTCTGTACTGCTAATGGCTTTAAGGCGGTTGACAGATAAAGTTGCAGCCATCTGTTCGAGCTTCAGGAGCGTTTCTTCCAGTGCTTTGGTTAACTGGTTTATCTCCTCATCACTGCTCAGCAGATTGACCAGATTAGCTGATAGTTGTTCCTGTATTGCAATTAATTCTTCAGTACTACTAACTTTATGCTTCTGCTGCAAACCATAAATGAGGTCCAGACGGGTATTGATCTCTTCAATACGTGCAGGATTAAAAACAATATTGTCTTCCAGAACCGATGTTTCTTCGGCTATATCTTTAATCTCTATAAGAGAAGAGCGTAATCGTTCATTCAGTTCCGCATAAGCGGGATTGAACTTTTCTACACTTTGCAGCTGTCCGACCACTTCTTTCAAAATGGAAAGTACAGCACTTTCCTGCTCGCTTAGCAAATGGTAGCTGGTCAACAGGCTTCTTTTAATGCTTTCAGCATTGTTGAGCATTTGCAATTCGGTTTCCAGTTTTTCCTGTTCTGCCGGATGCAGATTGGCATTTTCCAGTTCATTAAACAGGAACTGTTCATAATCCTGCCTGTTTCTCGCTTCATCGGCCCTGGCCTGCAGCTCAGTAAGGTGTTTTTGCTGCTGCTTGTAGGATTTAAAAAGGCTGCGGTAATCGGATAATAGTACTGTGTGATCTGCAAGGGTGTCTACAACTGAGAGCTGAAATTCAGGATCACTGATTTCAAGGGTGGCATGTTGCGAATGGATGTCTATCAAGTGCTCCCCAACCTGTTTCATCACATGGAGTGTTACAGGGGTGTCGTTAATGAACGATCTGGATTTGCCATCCGTAGAAATCTCCCGTCTCAAAGTACTTTCGGGATAAAAATCCAGGTCGTTCTCTTCAAAAAGCGGGCGCAGCTGGTCGTTGTTTAATAAAAACTGTCCCTCGATAATACATTTCCTGTCCTGGTTAAAGAAATACTTTGTTTCGGCCCTTTGGCCCAGTATCAGTGACAGTGCCCCAAGCATGATAGATTTACCGGCACCGGTTTCGCCGGTGATGATGTTAAGTCCTTTGTCTGGTTCCAGTTCAACACTGTCAATCAAAGCGTAGTTACGGATGGAAAGTTTTTGCAGCATATACACTGCTAAATTAGAAAAAGTTTAACGACGAACCACAAAAAAAGCAGAAGATTATCTCCTGCCTTCAATTGTGTGTATGGTACTAAAAATTGGCACAAGTTTAAAAAGGGGTATTGTCTGGCTGGCCCGCTTTTTTCTTTTTTAAAGCCTCAACTTCAGCTTCAAATTTCTTTTTCAGTTCTTTATACTCAGCGGAATTTTCCAGGGCTCTGGCTTCCTCCAGTTTTTTCTTCAATTCCGGTGAAGAAAGGTAAACATGTATTGAATTTGCTATTTTCTGAGCATCTTTGATTTGTGCACTATAAGCGTTCTGGAATAATTTTGAATCTGCCTGAAATTTCTTTGCGTCTTCGGCCATTTTTTTCTGGTTTTTTTTCCACTCTGGAGAGCTGAAATAATGCCTGGCCTTTTTACTTTGTTCTGTCAGTTCTTTCTGCTGTTTTTTCCAATCTTCAGAGTTGAAATATTTGTGAATTTCCGCAGTTTGTTTCCGGATCAGTTCCTGTTGTTTTTTCCATTCATCCGAACTGAATTTTTTTGCCAGGTCTTCCGACATTGCCTTTATGCCTTCCTGCCATTCGGGTGATTTCATGAAAAACATTTTTTTGCTGATGATGGTGTCTAAGCCTGTTTTAAAATTGTAGTTCAGGTGGAAATTACCCATATCACTGAATGTCTCTTTTACCACTTCTTTCCTTAGGCTGTCCGGCATTTCTTTCATGGAATCATATTCCTTTTTATTGCCCTGCGGATCAATGGTAACGATCCTGAATTTGCGTCTTTTCTTTGTGGTATCTTGCATTACCTCTTCTGCTGCAGGCTTAACTTCCTGTTTTAGGCGTGTAGTTTTAAAAGGATTTTTTGCCTCTTGTTTTAGTGCAGGCTGTTTATGCGTTACACCTGGTTTTAGGATTGCAGGTTCGGTTTTGGCGGGGCCGATCCATGCCAATGAAATTACAGTAGCTACGGTGAGCGTAATGGCAAAGAGCTGTTGCTTTGCGTTCATATAGTTTGTTTTCATATCTGTGATTCTTTTAATGCGTTGATAAAGGTGTTGTTGTTTGCCACTGGCGGCCATAGATAAGGCAGGGGTAGCTTTATCTTTGAGTATTTCCAGTTTCAGCAGGGCGTGGGCATAGGTTAATGGCGTTCCTGTTAGTTTTAATACCAGGTCATCGCAGGCGTGTTCCCTTTCAATATTGACGAACCTGTTGCTTAGCCATATGAAGGGGTTAAAGAACATCAGGGTTTCAATGGCTGTTTTTATCAGGTTTAAAAGGTAGTCGTTTCGGCGGATATGAGAAAGCTCATGGATCAATATAGCTTCTACCTGCCGGATGTCCAGTTGGGCAACCAGGGCCACCGGAAAAAGCACTACCGGCTTAAAATACCCAATAACCAATGGGATATTAACTTGCCCGGAGAGGTAAAAGTCTACAGGTCTGCGGATCCCCAGTTTAACTGTCATTTCCTGAAAAATCTGCTGCCAGGAGGAGGGAACCTGGTTTTTATCGGATCCTTTTAAAGCTTGTAGCTTTTTATAGCCCGCAGTAAGGATAAGCAGCTGGAACAATATACCGAGACTATATATAGCAGTAATGTAAGGGAAGAGCTGCTCAGCCTGGGTACTGAGTGTGGCCGGGAAACCAGTCATTTCCTGCGCTGCATTTATTCCCTGCGGAGCATTACCCACAAGTACAGGCTGTTTATCTGCGGGCCATTTAAAAACAGTGCAAAAGGTGATGCAGAAACCGGCAAACATCAGACACATGGCCCCATAAGCCAGGTTATGTTTGAACCTGGCCGTCAGGTTTGGAAAAAGACTAACTACCGCGAGTAATATCCCATAAATAATTGCGGCCTGCCATAGGGAATGAAAGATACTCCATCCAATAGCTTTGATCAGGTTGTTTACAATTGCTTCCATTTTTATTGATTGCTTAATTCATCCAGATATTTTTTTATTGAATCAATCTCCTCCTTGCTTGCAGTATGGTTGCCCAGGGCTTGCATCACCAGCCTGGCAGCGGAACCATTAAATACATTGTCAATCATTTTATTGACCAGGTGCTGTTGTGTTTTTTCCTGGTTTACCAAGGCGCGGTAAATGTGTGTCTTCGACGAGGTATCCCTGGCAACCAATCCTTTTTCATGCATGATCTGCATCAGTTTAAGTGTGGTGGTATAGCCAGAATCTTTATTTTTTTCTAAAACCTCATGCACCTCCCTTACCGTACAACTGCCCTTGTCCCACAGTATCTGCAGGATCTCAAGTTCACTTTCGGTAGGCTTAGGCGTTGTTTGTGCTGTCATATCTGCATCTACGAATTGTTTCGTAATCAAATATACGAATCTATTCGTAGATGCAAAATAATTTAACACTTTTTTACTAATCAGTCGTTAACGACTTGCCCTTAAGGCTTCGTATTTATTGAGATTGGCCGGATCAACTTCTGATAAAAGGTTATAAGCCTTTAGTTTATCTTGGGGATCTGGCAGTGTGGATATTACATTTACCAATTCATCTGCTTTGGTGGCCAGGTACATGTTCGGAAAAATAGAACCTAGCTTCTGCTTGTCCATTTGTTTTAAAGTAGTAAGGAGGGAAATGATCTTTTTGGCACTTTTCGACTGATCTTCCTGCATGCGGTCCAGTCCGTTAAAATGGTAATCATAAATGAACTGTCTCAGCTCCTCGAAACTTTTGTTTTGCAGGTTTTCATTCAGCCAGTACCGGTTTCGAAGCCCGTCAAAAGCTTTCCATCCTTTATTTCCGGATACCTGGGCAACATTTAAGATATTTTGTGCTTTGTTATAGAAATGTGTGCCTCCAAGTTTACTGAAACTGTCCTTATCCAGGCCTATAATGGTGTAGGCATAAAAACTAAGCAGGGAACTTAAATTGGAAATGAAATTCTGATCAGAGAAGTCAAGAGATTGTCCTTCGTTATAATTGAAATCAAAATCCTTGTCACTGATGTTTAGCAGCGTACTGTTATACGCGGTATTGTAAACAGGGCGGCTGGACTGGATCTGTGCTTCTGCTTTATAGGCCGAACTGCCGTCCCAGGCAGTTACTGTAATTACAAAATTGCATTCAATCCTTTCTGCGGGAGCGTAGGGTTCATTGCTCCACTTATTGTTGTTTAGAAACTCGCGGATGGTATTCTGAAGGACTTCCAGGTTTTTTTTGTTGATATTGGGAACGGTGGGGGCCATTACCTGTACCCGGGTGTTCAATTCCTGTGCCTGTACCCAGCTGCAGCAGCAACAAAACAACAGGAAAATAAATGAGCAGCGTTTCTTCATGCTACAACAACTTTAATATTTCATTACAAATGTCAACAGCAACCTCGCTTTTTGATTTCATTTCAAATACAGTTTTCTCTGCTGCTTTATTAAAGATAGTTATTTTATTGGTATCCTTTTTAAAACCGGCACCTTTATCGTTAAGCGAGTTAAGCACAATAAGGTCAAGGTTCTTTTTTACCAGCTTTGCCTTCGCGTATTCTTCCTCATTCTCGGTTTCCAGGGCAAAGCCTATCAATAACTGATTTTTTGTTTTTAAAGTACCAAGGGTAGCCAGTATATCTGTTGTTTTTTTCAGATCCAGACTAAACTCGCTATTTGTTTTTTTGATCTTCTGATCTGCTCTTGTTACAGGTGTATAATCGGCAACTGCGGCGCTCATTACCGTAATATCGGCGCCGCTGAATTCAGCTTTGCAGGTTTCAAGCATATCGGCCGCGCTAACTACGTCAATCCGGTTCAGCTCATAATTGCTGAGCTGGGCGGTAGGTCCAGTAATGAGGGTTACCTCGGCGCCTAGTGCGGCAAACCTGTCGGCTATGGCGAAGCCCATTTTACCTGAGGAATGGTTGCCTATAAAACGTACCGGATCTATGGCTTCATAGGTTGGGCCAGCGGTAACCAAAACCCTTTTGCCGGTAAGTGGAAGAGAGGCCTGTATGTGAGTGGATAGATATGCCGTAATTTCTTCGGGTTCGGCCATCCTTCCTTCACCAAAGAGACCGCTCGCCAACTCGCCGCTGCCGGGTTGAATAACCTGGTTCCCATAAGAAAGCAGCTTTGAAATGTTATTTTTTGTGCTCTCGTGTTTCCACATATCCAGGTCCATAGCCGGAGCAAAGTATACGGGGCATTTGGCCGATAAATAAACTGCGGTAAGTAAATTGTCACATAATCCTGAAGCCATTTTAGCCAAAGTATTGGCACTGGCAGGGGCAATAACCATCAGGTCAGCCCAAAGCCCCAATTCTACATGGTTGCTCCAAACACCGGTTTCTTCTTCAAAATATTGGGTATAAACAGGATTTTTAGAGAGCGTAGCCAGGGTAAGCGGCGTAATGAAATTAGCCGCATCGGCGGTAAGAATTACCTTAACGTTTGCACCAGCCTTTACCAGTAACCTAACCAGTATAGCTGATTTGTATGCCGCAATGCTGCCGCAAACGCCAAGGATTACTTTTTTATTCTTAAGCATGGATTTAACCCCTATGCGTAGTCTTATTGTTGCTCTTTAGCAGGGTTTCTGAAGTAGACCTTATCGTTCAGGAATTCATCAATAGCAATTAAGCTTGGTTTTGGTAAACGCTCATAATGCTTGCTGATCTCAATTTGCTCCCTGTTTTCAAAAATCTCTTCCAGGTTGTCGTTAGAAGAAGCAAATTCGGCCAGTTTGCCGTGCAGTTCTTCTTTCATATTGTTGGAGATCTGATTAGCCCTTTTAGAAATGATTACCAGAGACTCATAGATATTTTTTGTTTTCTGATCCAGATCATTAACATTTCTGGTTACCGTAGTATTCGGTACTGCTGGTTTATTCGTATTCATTATTTAATGGGTGTTTTTATTGTCTTTGTACTGTCTGATTTGGCATCCTTTGCCAACATTGCTTTATATTTTTCCTGGTCTTTTGCCAACTGGGCAAGGAATTTTTTTGCGTTCTCTATTCCAGTCTGACTATCCTTTTTCAGAGTTTTGGCATCTTCAACCAACTTACTTTGCGGGTGCCCTTCAATGAATTCATCCGCATAGGTAATGGCTTCGTTAAACCGGTCTTCCTGGCGGGTCTCATAGCTGTTTTTTGCATAGGCAAATTGAGATTTGATGATCAGAAAGTCCATTTCTTCGGCATACTTAATGTCAGGGAAATCGATCTGCGCATTTTTTAGTGCAATAACAGCGGCTTTATAATTGGTTACATCGTAACCGCCCAAATCGTAGTAAAGCTTGGCGTTCGCATAAGCTTTATCTTCCAGCTTGGCCCTTAACAAACCAATGTATTTGGCTGCATCTGCTGCACGTTCGCTTTTAGGGTAAAAGTTGATGAACAATTGTAAAGCGTCAATAGCTTTGTAGGTATTCTCCTGATCCAGACTAGGGGCTGGGGAGTCCAGGTAATAGCAATAAGCGCCCATATACCTGCATTCCTCAGCATATCTGCTGCTTGGATAGGTATCGGCAAACGACTTAAACTGGTATCTTGCAGTAGTATAGTCCCTTAATTTATAAAGGGTCATTGCGTAATGGTAATTCAATTCTTCGGCTTCTGCTCTTCCCCTGTATTTCTGAGAAAGGTCTTCAAAGAGAATCAAGGCCTTTGAATAGTTTTTCTTGTTATACAAACGCATGGCCTCTTCGTATTTTTTCTTTACGTCATTGCTTAGTCTGATCTTTTCAAACTGGCTTTTGCAGCCCGCAATGCTTAGGGCTATAACGATGAAACTGAATAGTATTACGTGTTTAATTTTAAACATTCTGCAAAGATAAGGTAATAATACGACAACGTCAATTAAAAATAACAGGACGCTAAGCTATGTAAAGGCTTTGACCTTAACAAGGCCTTAACACTTTTTAACACAAACCTTATTTCTGCGTTTCAATTTCCGGGACACCTATCCATTGACCATCACAGTCGCTTTAACTCCCTTGAGATTCTTTATTAATTCTGAATCAGAATAATCGCGCAGAGGCTTCAGGATCTTAAAAAAGACAATTGCCCTGCAAAATGATTATGGATTAGCTTCTGCTGATGTTATATAAGGCATACCAATCCTGATGATCCAGTTCAATGCTGAATGCATTTGCTGCATTTCTTATTCTTTGCTCATTTGTAGTTCCGATCAGGGGCAATGCTCCAAGCTTTACCAGCCAGGCGACAGCAAGAGACTCAATATTTGCGTTGTATTTAATACTTAGTTCTTCGAGCTTTTCACGTACTTTAACGGCTTGGGGGTCGGTTCCGGTGGCAATTCTGCCTTCCGCCAATGGAGCGTAAGCCAACGGCCTCATATAACGCTGTTTGATATAATCAATCTGGCCGTTATCCAGGGCCTGGGTACTTAAAAGGTTCAATTCTATATGGTTGGTTACAATAGGCTTGGTTAAATAAGCTGCCAGCAGCTGGTGCTGAAAAACCGTGAAATTAGCGACACCAATGTTTTTTATTTTGCCCGACTCTTTTAATTTATCCAACGTCAATGCTGTCTCCTCAAGGTTAGATATCGGATCAAGCGTGTCCAATAAAAAAATATCCAGATAATCTGTCCGTAGTTTTTTCAATGAGCTTTCAATACTTTTTGTGATGTGAGCGGCAGAGCTGTCGTAATGTCTTACCCTTACCTCAGGTGTTTGCAGGTGTGGGACCCTTAAGCCGCACTTGCTAAACAACACCACCTCTTCTCTTTTAAATGCGCCATTGGCCATCAGGTTACCAAAAAGTTCTTCGCAGGCAAAAGAGCCGTAACTGGCACTGTGTTCAAAAGTGTTGATGCCCAGCTCAAGGCATAGTTGAACTGTGTTTTTCAATACTGTTCCGGGATCTTTAACCTCATCCCATCTGTAAAATCCATAAACCGCCGGAGAAACTTTTGCACCGGAATCTCCCATGTAAACTTTTTGCATATGCTTTATCTTATTCTAACACGACCAATATGGCCTTTTTTAAGCACAAATCAAAGTAGCAATTTAATAACAGGACTGCCCCTGGAAAAGTCCTT
This Pedobacter africanus DNA region includes the following protein-coding sequences:
- a CDS encoding enoyl-ACP reductase FabI — protein: MYNLLKGKRGIITGALDQNSIAWKVAEKAHEEGATFVLTNAPIAMRLGEINALAEKTNSQIVPADATSVDELTSLFTQSQEILGGKIDFVLHSIGMSVNIRKKIPYTESNYDYFMKGIDVSALSFHKMLAVAKKLDAINEGGSVVALTYMAAQRTYPFYTDMADIKAMLESIARSFGYHYGLEKKVRINTVSQSPTKTTAGTGIKGFGDFYDYANAIAPLGNADAESCADYCITLFSDLTRMVTMQNLFHDGGYSSTGVSDVVMQKMGLEEQ
- the recN gene encoding DNA repair protein RecN, whose translation is MLQKLSIRNYALIDSVELEPDKGLNIITGETGAGKSIMLGALSLILGQRAETKYFFNQDRKCIIEGQFLLNNDQLRPLFEENDLDFYPESTLRREISTDGKSRSFINDTPVTLHVMKQVGEHLIDIHSQHATLEISDPEFQLSVVDTLADHTVLLSDYRSLFKSYKQQQKHLTELQARADEARNRQDYEQFLFNELENANLHPAEQEKLETELQMLNNAESIKRSLLTSYHLLSEQESAVLSILKEVVGQLQSVEKFNPAYAELNERLRSSLIEIKDIAEETSVLEDNIVFNPARIEEINTRLDLIYGLQQKHKVSSTEELIAIQEQLSANLVNLLSSDEEINQLTKALEETLLKLEQMAATLSVNRLKAISSTEKSVGEILRRVGMPNAKIKIEQQTTVELNKDGKDLIGLLFSANSGQPPAPVGKVASGGELSRLMLAIKSIMAQHTSLPTLIFDEIDTGISGETALQVGDVIGELEKNMQVICITHLPQIAAKGDAHYFVYKNEETDRTTTGIRRLNKTERVAAIAEMLSGKTPGASALENAKDLLGYKS
- a CDS encoding M56 family metallopeptidase encodes the protein MEAIVNNLIKAIGWSIFHSLWQAAIIYGILLAVVSLFPNLTARFKHNLAYGAMCLMFAGFCITFCTVFKWPADKQPVLVGNAPQGINAAQEMTGFPATLSTQAEQLFPYITAIYSLGILFQLLILTAGYKKLQALKGSDKNQVPSSWQQIFQEMTVKLGIRRPVDFYLSGQVNIPLVIGYFKPVVLFPVALVAQLDIRQVEAILIHELSHIRRNDYLLNLIKTAIETLMFFNPFIWLSNRFVNIEREHACDDLVLKLTGTPLTYAHALLKLEILKDKATPALSMAASGKQQHLYQRIKRITDMKTNYMNAKQQLFAITLTVATVISLAWIGPAKTEPAILKPGVTHKQPALKQEAKNPFKTTRLKQEVKPAAEEVMQDTTKKRRKFRIVTIDPQGNKKEYDSMKEMPDSLRKEVVKETFSDMGNFHLNYNFKTGLDTIISKKMFFMKSPEWQEGIKAMSEDLAKKFSSDEWKKQQELIRKQTAEIHKYFNSEDWKKQQKELTEQSKKARHYFSSPEWKKNQKKMAEDAKKFQADSKLFQNAYSAQIKDAQKIANSIHVYLSSPELKKKLEEARALENSAEYKELKKKFEAEVEALKKKKAGQPDNTPF
- a CDS encoding BlaI/MecI/CopY family transcriptional regulator, whose protein sequence is MTAQTTPKPTESELEILQILWDKGSCTVREVHEVLEKNKDSGYTTTLKLMQIMHEKGLVARDTSSKTHIYRALVNQEKTQQHLVNKMIDNVFNGSAARLVMQALGNHTASKEEIDSIKKYLDELSNQ
- the porD gene encoding type IX secretion system protein PorD translates to MKKRCSFIFLLFCCCCSWVQAQELNTRVQVMAPTVPNINKKNLEVLQNTIREFLNNNKWSNEPYAPAERIECNFVITVTAWDGSSAYKAEAQIQSSRPVYNTAYNSTLLNISDKDFDFNYNEGQSLDFSDQNFISNLSSLLSFYAYTIIGLDKDSFSKLGGTHFYNKAQNILNVAQVSGNKGWKAFDGLRNRYWLNENLQNKSFEELRQFIYDYHFNGLDRMQEDQSKSAKKIISLLTTLKQMDKQKLGSIFPNMYLATKADELVNVISTLPDPQDKLKAYNLLSEVDPANLNKYEALRASR
- the coaBC gene encoding bifunctional phosphopantothenoylcysteine decarboxylase/phosphopantothenate--cysteine ligase CoaBC, giving the protein MLKNKKVILGVCGSIAAYKSAILVRLLVKAGANVKVILTADAANFITPLTLATLSKNPVYTQYFEEETGVWSNHVELGLWADLMVIAPASANTLAKMASGLCDNLLTAVYLSAKCPVYFAPAMDLDMWKHESTKNNISKLLSYGNQVIQPGSGELASGLFGEGRMAEPEEITAYLSTHIQASLPLTGKRVLVTAGPTYEAIDPVRFIGNHSSGKMGFAIADRFAALGAEVTLITGPTAQLSNYELNRIDVVSAADMLETCKAEFSGADITVMSAAVADYTPVTRADQKIKKTNSEFSLDLKKTTDILATLGTLKTKNQLLIGFALETENEEEYAKAKLVKKNLDLIVLNSLNDKGAGFKKDTNKITIFNKAAEKTVFEMKSKSEVAVDICNEILKLL
- a CDS encoding DNA-directed RNA polymerase subunit omega; translation: MNTNKPAVPNTTVTRNVNDLDQKTKNIYESLVIISKRANQISNNMKEELHGKLAEFASSNDNLEEIFENREQIEISKHYERLPKPSLIAIDEFLNDKVYFRNPAKEQQ
- a CDS encoding outer membrane protein assembly factor BamD, with the translated sequence MFKIKHVILFSFIVIALSIAGCKSQFEKIRLSNDVKKKYEEAMRLYNKKNYSKALILFEDLSQKYRGRAEAEELNYHYAMTLYKLRDYTTARYQFKSFADTYPSSRYAEECRYMGAYCYYLDSPAPSLDQENTYKAIDALQLFINFYPKSERAADAAKYIGLLRAKLEDKAYANAKLYYDLGGYDVTNYKAAVIALKNAQIDFPDIKYAEEMDFLIIKSQFAYAKNSYETRQEDRFNEAITYADEFIEGHPQSKLVEDAKTLKKDSQTGIENAKKFLAQLAKDQEKYKAMLAKDAKSDSTKTIKTPIK
- a CDS encoding aldo/keto reductase — translated: MQKVYMGDSGAKVSPAVYGFYRWDEVKDPGTVLKNTVQLCLELGINTFEHSASYGSFACEELFGNLMANGAFKREEVVLFSKCGLRVPHLQTPEVRVRHYDSSAAHITKSIESSLKKLRTDYLDIFLLDTLDPISNLEETALTLDKLKESGKIKNIGVANFTVFQHQLLAAYLTKPIVTNHIELNLLSTQALDNGQIDYIKQRYMRPLAYAPLAEGRIATGTDPQAVKVREKLEELSIKYNANIESLAVAWLVKLGALPLIGTTNEQRIRNAANAFSIELDHQDWYALYNISRS